From the Synechococcus sp. HK01-R genome, one window contains:
- the cbiB gene encoding adenosylcobinamide-phosphate synthase CbiB, translating into MIAAAGLDLLVGDPRWSPHPVIWMGRWITILRAGVERLAGDRPWALRAGGTLITVLLVGASAGCGWCIERAAQPTLSPLFSASGTVLLVIGLASALAARSLRSSVLAVLKALPSSDGGDLSSARQRLSWIVGRQTDGLQEPEILRAAAETASENAVDGLFAPLFWMLVGAGLWQIGWQEGPGPLCLAWAFKASSTLDSMLGYRTGRLRWLGTAGARLDDWLTWLPCRLVMVSLPLICRPWSAWLRLVRAAERDGRPDPSPNAGRSQAIYAHCAGVRLGGRNRYGDRWVNKPVLAGGMPDVNQSAVDRILNLSLALEVAWLLVALMISRLAVAQ; encoded by the coding sequence GTGATTGCCGCCGCAGGTCTCGACCTGCTGGTTGGCGATCCCCGCTGGTCTCCCCATCCGGTGATCTGGATGGGGCGCTGGATCACAATCCTTCGAGCAGGGGTCGAACGCCTGGCTGGCGATCGACCCTGGGCCCTGAGGGCCGGCGGCACACTGATCACCGTGCTTCTGGTGGGCGCCAGTGCCGGATGCGGCTGGTGCATCGAAAGAGCGGCCCAACCAACGCTGTCCCCGCTGTTCTCAGCTTCGGGAACGGTCCTTCTGGTGATCGGTTTGGCCAGTGCCTTGGCCGCGCGCAGCCTGCGGTCCAGCGTGTTGGCAGTCCTCAAGGCGCTTCCCAGTTCAGATGGCGGTGACCTGTCATCGGCACGCCAACGACTGAGCTGGATCGTTGGACGCCAGACGGATGGCCTGCAAGAACCGGAGATCCTGCGAGCCGCGGCGGAAACCGCCAGTGAAAACGCAGTGGACGGACTCTTCGCACCCCTGTTTTGGATGTTGGTCGGTGCAGGCCTCTGGCAAATCGGCTGGCAAGAAGGTCCCGGTCCGCTCTGCCTGGCCTGGGCCTTCAAGGCCAGCAGCACCCTTGATTCGATGCTGGGTTATCGAACCGGAAGGCTTCGCTGGCTAGGGACCGCTGGAGCGAGGCTCGACGATTGGCTCACCTGGCTGCCCTGCCGCCTGGTGATGGTGAGCCTGCCCCTGATCTGTCGCCCTTGGAGCGCTTGGCTACGGCTGGTGCGTGCCGCTGAACGGGATGGCCGCCCTGATCCATCACCGAATGCAGGACGCTCACAGGCGATCTATGCCCACTGCGCTGGTGTTCGCCTCGGCGGCAGAAATCGCTATGGCGACCGCTGGGTGAACAAACCAGTCCTCGCAGGTGGCATGCCCGATGTCAATCAGAGCGCCGTGGACAGAATCCTGAACCTCAGTCTTGCCCTTGAAGTGGCATGGCTTCTGGTCGCTCTCATGATCAGCCGTCTGGCCGTCGCTCAGTAA
- the ftsZ gene encoding cell division protein FtsZ — MHPQLNGSALTMEMMGTHQSPSPESTGILPSQSARIEVIGVGGGGSNAVNRMIQSDLEGVSYRVLNTDAQALLQSAADHRVQLGQTLTRGLGAGGNPSIGQKAAEESRADLQQALQGADLVFIAAGMGGGTGTGAAPVVAEVAKESGALTVGIVTKPFGFEGRRRMRQADEGIARLAEHVDTLIVIPNDRLRDAIAGAPLQEAFRSADDVLRMGVKGISDIITCPGLVNVDFADVRSVMTEAGTALLGIGVGSGRSRAIEAAQTAINSPLLEAARIDGAKGCVINISGGRDMTLEDMTTASEVIYDVVDPEANIIVGAVVDERLEGEIHVTVIATGFENGQPYRSERRASSNASPSFSPAPEAGASIPEFLRQRQLKRDGGIG; from the coding sequence ATGCACCCACAGCTCAACGGTTCGGCCTTAACGATGGAGATGATGGGTACACATCAGTCCCCCAGCCCCGAGAGCACAGGGATTCTTCCGAGTCAGTCCGCCCGCATTGAAGTCATCGGAGTTGGCGGTGGTGGCAGCAATGCTGTGAATCGAATGATTCAGAGCGATCTCGAGGGGGTCTCCTACCGGGTTCTCAATACCGATGCCCAAGCCCTTCTGCAGTCGGCGGCAGACCACCGGGTTCAGCTTGGACAGACCCTGACCCGTGGCCTTGGTGCCGGTGGCAATCCCAGCATCGGCCAGAAGGCGGCCGAAGAATCCAGGGCTGACCTTCAGCAGGCTCTTCAGGGTGCTGATCTGGTGTTCATCGCCGCCGGGATGGGCGGTGGCACCGGTACCGGTGCTGCTCCCGTGGTCGCGGAGGTCGCGAAGGAGAGCGGTGCCCTCACCGTTGGAATCGTCACCAAACCCTTCGGTTTCGAAGGTCGTCGAAGGATGCGCCAGGCCGATGAAGGCATTGCCCGTCTGGCGGAGCACGTCGACACCCTGATCGTGATTCCCAACGACCGTCTCAGGGATGCCATCGCCGGTGCCCCTCTGCAGGAAGCATTCCGCAGTGCTGACGACGTGCTGCGGATGGGCGTGAAGGGCATTAGCGACATCATCACCTGCCCCGGCCTGGTCAATGTGGACTTCGCCGATGTGCGTTCCGTGATGACTGAAGCTGGCACCGCCCTGCTCGGAATCGGCGTGGGGTCCGGACGCTCCCGCGCCATCGAGGCTGCTCAGACCGCGATCAACAGCCCCCTCCTGGAAGCAGCTCGCATCGATGGCGCCAAGGGTTGTGTGATCAACATCAGCGGTGGTCGCGACATGACCCTCGAAGACATGACCACTGCCTCAGAGGTGATCTACGACGTGGTGGATCCCGAGGCCAACATCATTGTGGGTGCAGTCGTGGACGAGCGTCTCGAAGGAGAAATCCACGTCACCGTGATCGCCACGGGGTTTGAGAACGGTCAGCCTTACCGCAGTGAGCGACGCGCCAGCTCCAACGCATCTCCCTCCTTCAGCCCAGCCCCTGAGGCCGGCGCCAGCATCCCTGAATTTCTGCGCCAGCGTCAGCTCAAGCGCGATGGAGGGATCGGCTGA
- the ilvC gene encoding ketol-acid reductoisomerase yields the protein MAQLFYDSDADLSLLSGKTVAIVGYGSQGHAHALNLKDSGVNVVVGLYEGSRSAEKAKADGLEVLSVADAAAKADWIMVLLPDEFQKDVYDKEIARHLSAGKVLSFAHGFNIRFGLIKPPADVDVVMIAPKGPGHTVRWEYQNGQGVPALFAIEQDASGNARGLAMAYAKGIGGTRAGILETNFKEETETDLFGEQAVLCGGLSELVKAGFETLVEAGYQPELAYFECLHEVKLIVDLMVKGGLTAMRDSISNTAEYGDYVSGPRLITADTKAEMKRILSDIQDGTFARNFVAECEAGKPEMKKIRDRDAEHPIEKVGKGLRSMFSWLKAA from the coding sequence ATGGCCCAGCTCTTCTACGACTCCGATGCTGATCTCTCGCTGCTTAGCGGCAAGACGGTGGCCATCGTCGGCTATGGCTCCCAAGGCCATGCCCACGCCCTGAACCTCAAGGACAGCGGCGTCAACGTCGTGGTGGGCCTCTATGAGGGCAGCCGCTCCGCCGAGAAGGCGAAGGCGGATGGCCTGGAAGTGCTGAGCGTGGCCGATGCGGCCGCCAAGGCTGACTGGATCATGGTGCTGCTGCCCGATGAATTCCAGAAAGACGTCTATGACAAGGAGATCGCGCGACACCTGAGCGCCGGCAAGGTGCTGAGCTTCGCCCACGGATTCAACATCCGCTTCGGCCTGATCAAGCCCCCCGCCGATGTGGATGTGGTGATGATCGCCCCGAAAGGCCCTGGTCACACCGTGCGCTGGGAATACCAGAACGGTCAGGGCGTTCCCGCCCTGTTCGCGATCGAGCAAGACGCCTCCGGCAACGCCCGTGGGCTGGCGATGGCCTACGCGAAAGGCATCGGTGGCACCCGCGCCGGCATCCTCGAAACCAACTTCAAGGAGGAGACCGAAACCGATCTCTTCGGTGAGCAGGCCGTGCTTTGCGGTGGCCTCTCTGAGCTAGTGAAGGCCGGCTTTGAAACCCTGGTGGAAGCTGGTTATCAGCCCGAGCTCGCCTATTTCGAGTGCCTCCACGAAGTGAAGCTGATCGTGGACCTGATGGTGAAGGGTGGCCTGACCGCCATGCGCGACTCCATCTCCAACACTGCGGAATACGGCGACTACGTGAGTGGCCCGCGCCTGATCACCGCCGATACCAAGGCAGAGATGAAGCGGATCCTCTCCGACATTCAAGACGGCACCTTTGCCCGCAACTTTGTGGCCGAGTGCGAAGCCGGCAAGCCTGAAATGAAGAAGATCCGCGACCGCGATGCCGAGCATCCGATCGAAAAGGTGGGCAAGGGCCTGCGCTCGATGTTCAGCTGGCTGAAAGCCGCCTGA
- a CDS encoding ATP-dependent Clp protease proteolytic subunit: MTTSAPYYGDSTVLRTPPPDLPSLMLKERIVYLGLPLFSDDDTKRQLGLDVTELIIAQLLYLEFDNPDKPIYFYINSTGTSWYTGDAIGFETEAFAICDTLRYVKPPVHTICIGQAMGTAAVILSAGTKGQRAALPHASIVLHQPRSGARGQATDIQIRAKEVLHNKRAMLEILSENTGRSVEQLSKDSDRMSYLTPEQAVEYGLIDRVLSSRKDLPTSPPASL, translated from the coding sequence ATGACCACGTCAGCGCCCTACTATGGGGATTCCACGGTGCTGCGGACTCCGCCACCGGATCTGCCCTCGCTGATGCTCAAGGAGAGGATCGTCTATCTCGGTCTTCCGCTGTTCTCCGACGATGACACCAAGCGTCAGCTCGGGCTTGATGTGACCGAACTGATCATTGCTCAGCTCCTTTACCTGGAGTTCGACAACCCTGACAAGCCGATTTACTTCTATATCAACTCCACCGGCACCAGTTGGTACACAGGGGATGCGATTGGCTTCGAGACCGAAGCCTTCGCGATCTGCGACACCCTTCGCTACGTCAAGCCCCCCGTGCACACGATCTGCATTGGCCAGGCCATGGGTACGGCGGCGGTGATCCTCTCCGCCGGCACTAAAGGGCAGCGTGCCGCCCTGCCCCATGCCTCGATCGTGCTGCACCAGCCGCGCAGCGGCGCCCGCGGCCAGGCCACGGACATTCAGATCCGTGCCAAGGAAGTGCTCCACAACAAGCGGGCGATGCTCGAAATCCTTTCGGAGAACACAGGACGCAGCGTGGAGCAGCTCTCCAAGGATTCCGACAGGATGAGTTATCTGACACCGGAACAGGCCGTGGAGTACGGCTTGATTGACCGGGTGCTCAGCAGTCGAAAGGACCTGCCCACCAGTCCTCCGGCCTCTCTCTGA
- a CDS encoding glycosyltransferase has translation MPGEALPHLPGRIALVHEWFTPRSVGGAEQVVAAIDDHLATRGIRPDLAALVDAESGRPGSRWQGRCILTSPIQALPWGTSHVQQYLPLLPLAIEQIDLSDYPLVISSSHLVAKGVLTAPDQLHISYVHTPVRYAWDQMHAYLRRSALVRRGFGPLIRWQLHALRQWDQLSAQRVDHLLANSRFTARRIQQFWGREAQVLHPPVQVERFRWDLPRSDVYLCVCRLVPYKRVDVVVEAFNRLGLPLLVVGDGPERPALERLAGPSVQILGRCPQDQVERLMGTCRAFVYAGLEDFGIAPVEAMAAGAPVIALGRGGLLDSVRCAAAGVSAPTGVLFSEQTPAAVAEAVRWFEERRLWQELAPESLRLWAERFRPEAFASRFETLVDRLWLAHRKACAVAASDPGGLPELGRCD, from the coding sequence ATGCCAGGCGAGGCATTGCCACATCTGCCCGGTCGCATTGCTCTGGTGCACGAGTGGTTTACCCCTCGCTCGGTGGGTGGTGCTGAGCAGGTGGTGGCGGCCATCGATGACCATCTCGCTACCCGGGGCATCAGGCCTGATCTTGCGGCCCTTGTGGATGCAGAAAGCGGTCGCCCTGGGAGCCGCTGGCAGGGGCGTTGCATTCTGACCAGCCCGATTCAGGCGCTGCCCTGGGGCACCTCCCATGTGCAGCAGTATCTGCCCCTCCTGCCTCTGGCGATCGAGCAGATCGACCTCTCCGATTACCCCCTCGTGATCAGCAGTAGCCATCTGGTGGCCAAGGGAGTTCTTACGGCCCCCGATCAGCTTCACATCAGCTACGTGCACACTCCCGTGCGTTACGCCTGGGATCAGATGCACGCCTATCTGCGTCGCTCTGCCCTGGTGCGTCGTGGCTTCGGACCACTCATCCGCTGGCAGCTGCATGCACTGCGCCAGTGGGATCAGCTCAGTGCTCAGCGGGTGGATCATCTTCTGGCCAACTCCAGGTTCACGGCCCGGAGGATTCAACAGTTCTGGGGGCGCGAGGCTCAGGTTCTGCATCCGCCCGTGCAGGTGGAGCGCTTCCGCTGGGACCTCCCACGCTCTGATGTCTATCTCTGCGTCTGTCGTCTTGTGCCCTACAAGCGGGTGGATGTGGTGGTGGAGGCCTTTAATCGCCTTGGGTTGCCACTCCTCGTGGTTGGAGACGGGCCAGAGCGCCCTGCTCTGGAGCGACTGGCGGGACCATCGGTTCAGATCCTTGGGCGATGTCCCCAGGATCAGGTCGAGAGGCTGATGGGAACCTGCCGGGCTTTTGTGTATGCCGGCCTCGAAGATTTCGGCATTGCCCCAGTGGAGGCGATGGCGGCCGGCGCCCCCGTGATCGCCCTTGGACGGGGCGGCTTGCTTGACAGTGTCCGCTGTGCGGCAGCCGGGGTGTCCGCCCCGACTGGTGTGCTGTTTTCTGAGCAAACTCCGGCCGCTGTGGCTGAGGCCGTGCGCTGGTTTGAAGAGCGGCGCCTCTGGCAGGAGCTTGCCCCTGAGTCCCTTCGCCTGTGGGCTGAGCGTTTCCGTCCGGAGGCGTTTGCGTCCCGCTTTGAGACGCTTGTCGACCGCCTCTGGCTGGCCCATCGGAAGGCCTGTGCCGTTGCGGCGAGTGACCCTGGTGGGCTGCCGGAGCTCGGGCGTTGCGATTGA
- a CDS encoding sugar transferase, with translation MVSTLRRQASRRHLRLLAAPPSTLPAGLLVRQQSGFGRTLKRSGDVVFALTVLSLGAPVLVVLAVLVKLSSPGPVFYVQRRVGRGYRHFGCIKFRTMRADADQVLARVLAESATMRAEFERDFKLRQDPRITPIGRFLRRSSLDELPQFLNVLRGEMSVVGPRPIVDKEIERYGPYMDEVLAVRPGLTGLWQVSGRNNLSYAKRVRLDLAYARGRSFLLDLAIILRTFGVLLLPMDRGAY, from the coding sequence ATGGTTAGCACCCTGCGTCGTCAGGCCAGCCGTCGCCATCTGCGATTGCTTGCCGCTCCACCTTCCACCCTGCCGGCCGGCCTGCTCGTGCGTCAGCAGAGTGGCTTCGGTCGCACACTCAAGCGCAGCGGCGATGTGGTGTTTGCCCTGACTGTGCTCAGTCTCGGTGCTCCGGTGCTTGTTGTTTTGGCCGTGCTGGTGAAGCTGAGTTCTCCCGGTCCGGTGTTCTATGTGCAGCGGCGTGTTGGGCGCGGTTATCGGCATTTCGGTTGCATCAAATTCCGCACCATGCGTGCCGATGCCGATCAGGTGCTCGCCAGGGTGCTGGCTGAATCAGCAACGATGCGCGCTGAATTCGAGCGGGACTTCAAGCTGCGTCAGGACCCCCGCATCACCCCGATCGGTCGTTTCCTGCGTCGCTCGAGTCTGGATGAGCTTCCTCAGTTCCTCAACGTGTTGAGGGGGGAGATGAGTGTGGTCGGCCCTCGGCCGATCGTTGATAAGGAGATTGAGCGTTACGGGCCCTACATGGATGAGGTGCTCGCTGTGCGCCCTGGCCTCACTGGGCTCTGGCAGGTGAGTGGACGCAACAACCTCAGCTACGCCAAGCGGGTGCGGCTGGATCTGGCCTATGCCCGTGGTCGCTCGTTCCTTCTTGACTTGGCGATCATCCTGCGCACCTTCGGCGTGCTCCTGCTCCCGATGGATCGGGGCGCTTACTGA
- the panB gene encoding 3-methyl-2-oxobutanoate hydroxymethyltransferase, producing MRPSDLIRYKQTGQPITVLTAWDGLSATLVQAAGADLVLVGDSLAMVVLGHATTLPVSLEQMLHHCQAVCRGLSGPLEQQPLVICDLPFLSYQCGEDQAVAAAGLLLKDSGAAAVKLEGAEPEVVAVIDRLVRMGIPVMGHLGLTPQAVHRLGYRQQAQDPRSQEKLLRQAQALESAGCFSLVLEHVPTELAAKVQAMLTIPVIGIGAGASCDGQVRVTADLLGLTPVQPPFSPALIPGRQLMIEALKGWVEQQRQGAAPPTSAPLQEAPDC from the coding sequence ATGCGCCCATCTGACCTGATCCGTTACAAACAGACCGGTCAACCGATCACTGTGCTGACCGCCTGGGATGGGTTGTCAGCAACCCTGGTGCAGGCCGCTGGTGCCGACCTTGTGCTGGTCGGTGATTCCTTGGCCATGGTGGTACTCGGCCATGCCACCACCCTGCCGGTCAGCCTGGAGCAGATGCTGCATCACTGCCAGGCGGTCTGCAGAGGGCTGAGCGGCCCTCTGGAGCAACAGCCACTGGTGATCTGCGATCTGCCCTTTCTCAGCTACCAGTGCGGTGAGGATCAAGCCGTTGCGGCAGCCGGACTTTTACTCAAAGACTCCGGTGCCGCCGCCGTGAAGCTGGAGGGGGCTGAACCGGAGGTCGTGGCGGTGATCGATCGCCTCGTCCGCATGGGGATCCCTGTGATGGGGCATCTGGGACTGACCCCTCAGGCGGTGCATCGTCTGGGCTACCGCCAGCAGGCGCAGGATCCCCGTAGCCAGGAGAAGCTGCTGCGTCAGGCCCAGGCGCTTGAGAGTGCGGGCTGTTTCTCCCTGGTGTTGGAGCATGTGCCGACGGAGCTGGCCGCCAAGGTCCAGGCGATGCTGACGATTCCTGTGATCGGCATCGGAGCCGGCGCGTCCTGCGATGGACAGGTACGGGTGACCGCCGATCTGCTCGGCCTGACCCCTGTGCAGCCCCCCTTCAGCCCTGCCCTCATCCCTGGTCGTCAGCTCATGATTGAGGCCCTCAAGGGTTGGGTGGAACAGCAACGCCAGGGGGCAGCGCCTCCCACCAGCGCACCACTTCAAGAAGCACCTGATTGCTGA
- the hemW gene encoding radical SAM family heme chaperone HemW: MSAPRSAYLHIPFCHRRCYYCDFAVVPLGDRVDAAGGPGRASIEAYLALLHEEIALAPPGPPLSTVYIGGGTPSLLTPAQIETLLHRLEDRFGVQQGAEITLEMDPASFDQAALGALLDAGVNRVSLGGQSFDDGVLTALGRRHRRLDLLQACDWLRAAEIDGRLWSWSLDLIRNLPAQTRSGWEEQLHEALQVGAPHLSIYDLSVEPGTVFAWRQQRGELDLPEEDEAVAVMERTTERLQQAGFCRYEISNYARPGHASRHNRVYWSGAGWWGFGLGATSAPWGQRLARPRTREAYGLWIATQRQTLDPSLQAALAERLPLDDRLLVGLRRREGVDLWASACASGWDPSLCRRHLPDLERRWTQAEASGLIQRCGQRWRLSDPEGMALSNQVLLEVVRWWEALPPGVAVPPNP; this comes from the coding sequence ATGTCCGCACCCCGTAGCGCCTATCTCCATATTCCCTTCTGCCACAGGCGTTGTTACTACTGCGATTTCGCGGTGGTTCCACTGGGGGATCGCGTGGATGCTGCCGGCGGGCCCGGTCGGGCTTCGATCGAGGCTTATCTTGCGCTGCTCCATGAGGAGATCGCCCTGGCGCCCCCAGGCCCGCCCTTGAGCACCGTGTACATCGGGGGCGGGACCCCATCCCTGCTGACACCAGCACAGATCGAGACCCTGCTCCATCGATTGGAGGACCGCTTCGGGGTGCAGCAGGGGGCGGAAATCACCCTGGAGATGGATCCGGCCAGCTTTGATCAGGCCGCTCTGGGGGCATTGCTCGATGCCGGAGTCAATCGTGTGAGCCTCGGTGGCCAGAGCTTCGACGATGGGGTTCTGACCGCGCTGGGTCGACGGCACCGACGGCTGGATCTGCTGCAGGCCTGCGACTGGTTGCGGGCGGCCGAGATCGATGGTCGTCTCTGGAGCTGGAGCCTTGACCTGATTCGGAATCTGCCCGCTCAGACGCGCTCCGGATGGGAGGAGCAGTTGCACGAAGCCCTTCAGGTGGGGGCTCCCCATCTGTCGATCTATGACCTATCCGTTGAGCCCGGCACCGTGTTCGCCTGGCGGCAGCAACGGGGTGAGCTGGACCTCCCCGAGGAGGACGAAGCGGTCGCTGTGATGGAACGCACCACTGAGCGCCTCCAGCAGGCGGGGTTCTGTCGGTATGAGATTTCCAACTACGCCAGACCCGGTCACGCCTCCAGGCACAACCGGGTGTATTGGAGCGGAGCCGGTTGGTGGGGGTTTGGCCTCGGGGCCACCAGTGCCCCCTGGGGGCAGCGGCTGGCAAGGCCGCGCACCCGCGAGGCCTACGGGCTCTGGATCGCAACGCAACGGCAAACCCTCGACCCTTCCCTGCAAGCCGCCTTGGCGGAGCGGCTTCCGCTGGATGACCGTTTGCTCGTGGGACTGAGGCGCCGCGAAGGTGTGGATCTCTGGGCGAGCGCCTGCGCCAGTGGCTGGGATCCTTCCCTTTGCCGCCGACATCTTCCCGATCTGGAGCGTCGCTGGACGCAGGCGGAAGCGTCTGGACTGATTCAGCGTTGCGGTCAGCGCTGGCGCCTCAGCGATCCGGAGGGAATGGCCCTCAGCAATCAGGTGCTTCTTGAAGTGGTGCGCTGGTGGGAGGCGCTGCCCCCTGGCGTTGCTGTTCCACCCAACCCTTGA
- a CDS encoding PIN/TRAM domain-containing protein, with protein MVEALILLVFLISGASAGWMGVHLLPQDLFNDTTNVEGVRWVLTGFGAFIGLIAGLVFRRLRQQLMRQVRTMPTDLLVSRAVGLILGLLVANLLLAPILLLPLAGAVSLVKPLAAVLSNVFFGVLGYNLAEVHGRTLLRLFNPSSTEALLVADGVLTPASAKILDTSVIIDGRIRGLLACGLLEGQVIVAQTVIDEMQQLADSANAEKRARGRRGLKLLTDLRETYGRRLVINTTRYDGAGTDDRLLQLSADTGGTLVTADFNLAQVAQVQELKVMNLSELVIALRPEVQPGDELLLKIVRQGKENNQGVGYLDDGTMVVVEGAGTAIGDRLPVVVTGALQNPSGRMVFARLEKESAAPRSAKANRPPRGNSGSKGNERPPANPR; from the coding sequence ATGGTGGAAGCGCTCATCCTGCTTGTGTTTCTGATCTCAGGTGCCTCAGCCGGCTGGATGGGCGTGCATCTGTTGCCTCAGGATCTGTTCAACGACACCACCAATGTCGAAGGAGTGCGCTGGGTGCTCACCGGCTTTGGCGCCTTCATTGGCCTGATTGCTGGCCTGGTCTTTCGCCGGCTGCGTCAGCAGCTGATGCGCCAAGTGCGCACCATGCCCACGGATCTGTTGGTCAGCCGAGCCGTGGGCCTGATTCTTGGGCTGCTGGTGGCCAACCTGCTCCTCGCCCCGATCCTGTTGCTGCCCCTCGCCGGTGCCGTGTCACTGGTGAAGCCGCTAGCGGCGGTGCTGAGCAATGTCTTCTTCGGAGTGCTGGGCTACAACCTCGCTGAAGTGCATGGCCGCACGCTCCTGCGCTTGTTCAACCCGTCGTCGACGGAGGCGCTGCTGGTGGCCGATGGGGTGCTGACTCCGGCCAGCGCCAAGATCCTCGACACCAGCGTGATCATTGATGGACGCATTCGCGGGCTCCTGGCCTGCGGATTGCTCGAGGGCCAGGTGATCGTGGCCCAGACGGTGATTGATGAGATGCAGCAGCTGGCCGACTCCGCCAATGCGGAGAAGCGGGCCCGTGGCCGGCGCGGGCTCAAGTTGCTGACAGATCTTCGCGAAACCTACGGTCGCCGACTGGTGATCAACACCACCCGCTACGACGGAGCTGGCACCGACGACCGCCTGCTGCAGCTGAGCGCCGATACCGGCGGCACCCTGGTGACGGCTGATTTCAACCTCGCCCAAGTGGCCCAGGTGCAGGAGCTGAAGGTGATGAACCTCAGTGAGCTGGTGATCGCCCTGCGTCCAGAGGTTCAGCCAGGCGATGAACTTCTGCTCAAGATCGTGCGCCAGGGCAAGGAAAACAACCAGGGCGTTGGCTACCTCGACGACGGCACCATGGTGGTCGTGGAAGGAGCCGGCACCGCGATCGGTGACCGCCTCCCCGTGGTCGTGACCGGTGCCCTGCAGAACCCAAGCGGACGGATGGTGTTTGCCCGCCTGGAGAAAGAATCCGCCGCCCCACGCTCAGCCAAGGCCAACCGCCCCCCACGAGGAAACAGTGGAAGCAAAGGAAATGAGCGGCCTCCGGCCAACCCCCGCTAG
- a CDS encoding ATP-dependent Clp protease proteolytic subunit, which produces MPIGTPSVPYRLPGSQMERWVDIYTRLGVERILFLGQEVNDGIANSLVAQMLYLDSEDSSKPIYLYINSPGGSVTAGLAIYDTMQYVKSDVVTICVGLAASMGAFLLTAGTKGKRLALPHSRIMIHQPLGGTAQRQASDIEIEANEILRIKEMLNRSMADMTGQSFEKIEKDTDRDYFLSAEEAKDYGLIDRVIAHPNDA; this is translated from the coding sequence ATGCCGATCGGTACCCCCAGCGTTCCCTACCGCCTCCCCGGCAGCCAGATGGAGCGCTGGGTCGACATCTACACCCGCCTTGGCGTGGAGCGGATTCTCTTCCTGGGCCAGGAAGTGAATGACGGCATCGCCAACAGCCTGGTGGCCCAGATGCTGTATCTGGATTCCGAAGACAGCAGCAAGCCCATCTACCTGTACATCAACTCCCCAGGTGGATCCGTGACCGCCGGTCTGGCGATCTACGACACCATGCAATACGTCAAGAGCGACGTGGTGACCATCTGTGTGGGCCTGGCCGCCTCGATGGGTGCCTTTTTGTTGACGGCAGGCACCAAAGGCAAGCGCCTGGCCTTGCCCCACAGCCGCATCATGATTCACCAGCCCCTTGGCGGCACCGCCCAGCGGCAGGCGAGCGACATCGAAATCGAAGCCAACGAGATCCTGCGCATCAAGGAGATGCTCAACCGTTCAATGGCCGACATGACCGGACAGAGCTTCGAGAAGATCGAGAAGGACACGGACCGCGACTACTTCCTGAGCGCTGAGGAAGCCAAGGATTACGGCCTCATCGATCGGGTGATCGCCCACCCCAACGACGCCTGA